The following nucleotide sequence is from Mangifera indica cultivar Alphonso chromosome 1, CATAS_Mindica_2.1, whole genome shotgun sequence.
GTCTTTTTCAAAAGAGTCTCTGTTCTTGATTTTATAATATCCGCAATTTCAGATGCCAAAACAACAGGACTTCCATATTCCTCAGAATCTTCTTCCTGTTATCACTGCTAAATTATCAGTATTCACACACTAGTACAAGCATTAAAACACCATGAGCAGAAAACGAAACAACGCAcagtaaaacataaaattaaaacaaaacaaaaaaaagctGCAGCTCTGTGCATATGAATCAAAAGTCTCTTCAgcaaaaatctcaaatttctaaaacttaccACCATAAAATAGCCTAAACTACATGTTCAGTTCTCAAGAGTGCTTGAGAATAAaggtattttcttaaaaaaaatataaaaaaacttccTGAGAAAGTACGAGCTAGCTCAAGATTATTTCTTATCTAAAAAGGCTATATTAGGTTACTACAAAATTACATTTCAAGCAAACAGTACAAACCCTAGAATTAACAATTCAATCATCTCTACATACGACATAAAAGCAAAGAATCCAAACACACAAAAAATTAGGAGTAAGCTTTGGGAATCTAACGAGCTTACCTGGAACCGGCAACGTGGGTCGAGAGCAGTCGGATCGTGAACCATTTGTAAAATGAGAGGTCGTCGAGTACCCATCTCGACTTCACGCACATTGAACCGGAATCCAAGGAGGGCTTCAAGGAGGGAACTCTTTCCATCAGACTGACCTCCCAATGCCACTATTTCCGGGATCGGAAGCTTCTCTCCGAGAGCTACCGCCGTCGCCTGCAGGCGATTGTAGGCCTCGAATCGGGAGGAGCGAACGGAGGCTGACTCCAAGAGTCATGGTGACGCTTTGAAGAGGATTTTTCTGACTGTGTTTTTCTTGGTGTTATGAGGTGATGATTTGGAGTCGCCattgaagagaaaattttaCCGGCGGAAACGCAGGCGAAGCTGAGAGCAGAGCGGgggaatttttaaatttgaaattttgagagATTAGTAATGAAGCCGTTGGGAACGGGAGTTTCTATTGGGCTACGATGGGCTCTGCTTAGTATTGGGCCTCGTTAAGGGCTATCCTTTTAATTGTTATGGCTGTGGATTCTAACAAGCCCAATTATAGTACTAAGCAAAATTGTTGTACATTTAGCGTCAATGTAACTTACATATGCACATTGAAAGTCCAACTATAACTTAACCATCAGCGGGAATACAAACCGGAACACTTTTAATTCAAGTATGCTGGGGCAAAATTAAAAACGGtacgattttaatttaaatataaagttatttGACTTAATTCGTTTGaattccatttaaatttatagtttgaacttTTGACTTTGATTTGTAATTTGAGTTCACAATTCATTGAtcaaacgatatcattttacttAGTTTTAGACAAAATAACATCGTATTACTAATACGTCACGCATTTAAACCACGAatctgaattataaatttagagtatgaatttgaattgaatttaaattgaattaagccgaatttttttaattcgaattcagtTCAATTTAAAAAGCAAGCTACCCTCctaactcaaactcgattcaaGTTTCAACTAAAcaaaatcgaattaaattagattgaatcaaattaacttTCGAAACGGACTTAGCTTGTTAGCCCTAAAAAGTATAACCATTCAAGAACTTTTCATGTTATATATCCGGAATTTCCCGTATTTTAAGTGGATGGGGACATTGCAAGAACATGGCTATGAAATTAATTCCTGAGAAGGGGTAATTCATCAACGTGCACATGGAAAAGACCCGGTAAACTCAAAAACCAGAcaacagaaagaaagaaagaagggtTGTTGAGTCAACACGGATAATCTCGGTTGGAGTTTCAAAGTCAAGCTGTCATCCATGGATTTGAGCAATGGTGATGTGTTTATCAAGTATAGAATTCCTCGGATTTACCACGGAGATTGGAAAGCGTGTTCAATGATTACCCATCGGGCAGGATCCAAATGTGAGGCCGTATTTTCCTCCGGAAAAGAAGATCCTTTACTCGTGTAACCGGAGACTAGACTTCTCCTTCATGTTCAAGCAATGGCACCGCTGCTCTTGGTCttcttctttgtatttttttaaggaGTCCTACCATCCACGGTTAAAATTAGCTGTTGATTgtgttttgttaattaataccattaaaatttattatcaggTAGTTTTAAATAAAGTGAACTACATTTTCCCATATAAAGGAGGCCtaccatattttatatatatatataaccctAATAATTATAGTATAAGATTTAcgtttataatttgttatattttattcaattttttaagaatcaattgtcatttttgaaactataaaaaatagattaatatttcaaaaattttctagAAGGCTTATAAgtctttttgaattttctatataaaattactatttcatTTGTGtggctatttttttttttttaaccgagtttaattttagatataataGTGTTACATGTGtcaaataaaaagttaaaaatgtttttaagccaaagcttgggtgggaaaaggcAATTTACTCTTTCACATGCTAGGGCATTTGATATTGCATGAAACGAGAGACCATGTTAAGtctatattattattctattattggtcattcttaaattatttataattattcaaaataagtaagaaaatgtgaaattgtcaaacttaatttaatgaAACTTTGCCGTCTACTGAGAATCTAGATCAGCAATCAATAGAATAGTCgactatattttaaaaataattaataatattatatgtatatatatatatataatatattattatgtgattaaatatattttatttttaatttaaaaatatttaattatatgataatatattatttatgtatctaaattatataaaaaaaatatacaaatagttTTGTTGAATTATAATTCATGAAGAACTTGCATGGCTTCACTTCACTTCCCCTTATTTCATgcaataatttatcaaatttgcaGCTTCAAATACCCATAAATTTCTCCCTTACCTTCCACTCTTCCCCCCAAGTCATTCCATTGTCATCACAGCCTCAACATGGCAGCTACAACTTCTACTCTTCTCTACCTAACCCTATCTCTCCTCTTATTCCTACAATTCCACATAGTTTTCACCTTTCCATTTGATGTTGATGCTGATGCTGATGACAATGAAGTCTATGTTCTCGACAACCCAGTTCCGAATTTTCGATCGAGAAGCAGGATGTTGACGCAGGGGAGCAATGTGATAAAGAAAGGGACGCATTGTGATCCTGAACACAAGAACATCTGTGATGGGGTTTCTGCCAACAAAGGCACCAGCCTGCTCTACTGCTGCAAGACACATTGCCGGAATATCCTCAGCGACATGAATAACTGCGGCCGTTGTGGGGTGAAGTGCAAGTTCGGAGAGCGGTGCTGCAATGGAAGGTGTACAAGTGTTGTTTACAATGACAATCATTGTGGGAAGTGCAACAGGAAATGCCCTTTTGGGGTTAAATGTGAATTTGGAAGCTGCGGCTATGCATGAAAACATGGATTCATGAACAAAAGGTAGAGAAGTTGAACAAGTTTTGGAATTTAATAGATAGATTGGATGATTAAATTTGACAATAAATAGCTCTTACATTCATTTAATCTTATGAAGAgtggataataaataaataagcatgGTGGTGCATGGAGCTGTGGAGTAAAAAGGCACATCTTGTGAATTTCATAACTCTTAAAGTTTCATACAAATTTTGTCTGCCCATTCTCACATATTGTTTGTTTGCCTCATAGTACCTTTGGGCtgtgatcttttttttttttttctagtgttTTTGGCTTTTGTTCAAGAAAATTTTGCCTTGATTCATAAACGAATTGATAGTCCCaatttttatactaataattGTAGTTATCAATATCCAACAATATGggtgtaaaataatatttattataagatatattaaattaatataatatagtaagtatatcatacaatacaatacatattttataatataatatattttatccaATACGAATCAATACTTATtctaaagaaaatgatgatatagtaaaggtatatataaaaaatttaaaattttcaagagtgtttatgatatttttcaaaatgatgacatgttaattaaattttttatttttttattttttaaaaattgtattgatACAATACGATACTCGATAcatgaaacaaaaaattaagtttttgacaCATGATATAATACGTCATTCACCTACTATattagcaatattatatatagtttggAGTATTTTATTAGATAACAAGAtgatgtatattatatttttaattcaaaattactcaataatataatgatatattatttgaggACACATTTTGCATTATATAATCCATGATGGTTTTACACCAAAAAGCAAAGAAGGTTTGGTCATGTACCCaaacatcaaattaatatattatttaattaattgcgTGAAGAACCCTGTAATCTAGATGAAAACAACTGGTTTAGCTTGATGATCCGCAAATAGCATGCACCGAGGCTTCCTACAAACACCGAATAAGCTCAACTAAAAACTTTCCTTTCTTTGTGGAGTTTTATTTCTACTATGTGGGCAACAGCAAAATAAAGTTATGCAGAAATTTGATCCCACAATGGTGTTTCATCAAATTTGTAAACTCACCTTTAGTCTTCCATTGCCGCTAACCGAGACAACATGACTAGACTTGAAGATTAGTACCCTTTTTTGTAACGGTTGTCCAGTTCACTCGCACGGCAGAGAATTTTACCCCATGTCTCGGTTAAGTTTTCCATTTGACATGAGGGTCACGAAGTTCAACAAAAATAAGAACTAATTCATATTGGCATTCCTGCACTCCGATTGCTATGAACTTGGATGACATGTATAAAACAACTTGTTACAAAATGAATAGATCATAATTACATGAACAGAAAAAATCTACCCAAAAGTCTGCCTGCTGCTTTGCCTTTCCTGATTGTGCAGCAGTGCATCCATTTGGGTGAAATCCTGCTTTTGTCTAAGCTTCCCAGGAACAGCAGCATTGGTCACCTCTTCCTTgcagttttagttttttttcccAAGTGCAACATTAAGACTGAAGCAGGCCTTGATCGGCCTATTTTCAGTCAGAAGCAGTTCTTGAATAGCCTTCCAAATGCTATTTTTTGTATTGTTGGGGTGAGAATTCTTGTATAGCATAGACAAGATGGTCAAGCTTGCACGTGGACTTGTAAAGTTAGGTGATGTAaaggttttatttgatttttctctcGATCCCTATTATAGTAGGAATTTTGATAGTTTTCAAGAAAAGATGATGTTAATTTGTCTAGTTCTTATTGTAGAGGTCTTGATTTATCTTAATTTGTGTCATGAGTTGTCTTTTTATCGAGAAGAATAATtgttaattgtttttaaattctATTGAAAGACTTGTTACTTTTTTGTTAATATGTATTTTTACTTACCCAAAAACAAATCtatcaaaaagttaaaatttattgatttaaaaagagATGAATGGTTCCATTAATTATGCCCAATTTGAAGAATAGTAGCATTTCTTTCCTAAGCTTTCCCGATCAATAGTAGCATTTCTTTCCTAAGCTTTCCTGATCTCTTAAGACTCTAACCAaaacaatatcttttattattgacttATAATTCTCACATTCTCTATATACTGGAGTTAGACTAAAACCAAAATATAAGTGCTGTTTCGAAaaactgaaaaaggaaaaagttcaCACTCTTTCATTGTCACTCATTCTTAGAAGGCATGGACCAATAGAGCCAGAGAAAATGACCAAATTGAAAATAAGTAGCCAACACACAGTAGCAGTTTCATTGAGTTGAATGCCTAGTTTATGGATGCAAGTTCAATATTTGACAACCCTTTTTTTAAACCATGAAACCAATGTCAAGGAAAATAATAAGAACATACAGAGGTAGATGaaaaattaagtataataatataaaatcaggAATAGATTCATTATTAAAGCAAAGTAAGCTGTACCTAATCAAATTAACTATTTCTGACTGTAAGTGATGCTTCTATGGTTTTTGAATGACATAGTCCTGTAACTTTAAGGTGTCACAGTCATTGAAAAATACCAGATGAGTATCACAGAagctaaattattaaattaccaaggtaattgTAGCAAACTCGGTGGTTCACATTCAAGAGCAAGCAATGGTATCTTTGCACAAGACAGCCAAATACTCATTCATTTGAAGATTAATTCACAGCCACATTTATCAAACCTGAGAGTATCCTCCCTGAGCAACTGCTTTGACATCAGCAGATTTTTCCAACACTATCATTGATTCCTTCTATACTGGAGGGGTAACAAAATCTTAGTGTAGAACTCTCTGTAACGATGCCCGTTTCGCGTACAGCAAGCAACAAAACACACATAATAATGAATTCTTACTAACTCACATTAAGTCCTTAATCAATTTCAGCTCAATGAAGTCAAAGTTCTTAACAATTTCCTTCTTGCTATTTCAAGTATATACTTCACTTCGTCAATGGAACTTTTATCTCCAACACCCCTAAACTAAATCATCAACATGGCCTTTGTAGCATGTAAAAGGTTACATTTTCCTGAACAAAGAGAATAgcaattcaacaaaacaaaattaaaattctttcttctttcactAACAATGACAAAATACGATCTTTTCTAATTCTTCTTCTCCTTACAGTTTAATGCTTAGCTGAACCACAAAGTTCAATAGAAGACATGTTTCAGCTATTAAGCCAACCAGGCATGTATTTTACCTGGTGTGTGTTGTTTGAGTGAAGAGGTCAaaatgagagaagaaaaagTTGTGTGAAACGAGAAGGTGTGGAGAGGATGAAAGAGTGAAAGAGCTTGAAATGTTCGTCTTGCAGTGAAGCTGGTGGCAGCCATTGCTAGTGTGCGTAAAACACTCATTTCAAGTGGCAGGCACCCGAGACGACGAAGCCCTTGATAAATTTGGGTTTTGCTACTTCGGCTACTTATAAGATGTAATCgataaatttaaagatttttttttaaggtttttttctaGTGCCAAagatttctaaaaattttaagagcaaACAATCCCTTACATATTTTACTTTTGAACAAATTCAATAAACATATTTCaatcacgaattgatttttagctagaatatgaaaaaaattcatgaagaACACGACATCAAAGACGGAGATATATTCACTGATGATACTGGCTATATGGATATAAATTTCTGTAAAGAAGGTTGCA
It contains:
- the LOC123209140 gene encoding protein GRIM REAPER; translated protein: MAATTSTLLYLTLSLLLFLQFHIVFTFPFDVDADADDNEVYVLDNPVPNFRSRSRMLTQGSNVIKKGTHCDPEHKNICDGVSANKGTSLLYCCKTHCRNILSDMNNCGRCGVKCKFGERCCNGRCTSVVYNDNHCGKCNRKCPFGVKCEFGSCGYA